The following nucleotide sequence is from uncultured Draconibacterium sp..
ATTTTAAAAGAAGAACTGAGTTTTATAAATGACAATCGGATTATTGGCGGGAAAAACAATGAATTAAATATTTCGACACTCAAAGAAGCATCTGAATTTTACAGTTCTAAATTAACAGCATTAAAACTCAAAGAAATAGAAAGAAATAAAACTTTAGAGAATCTAAGAAAACAAAAGAACGAACTTCAAAACCAATTAAATACATTAACAAGTAAGAAAGAATTTGCTTCGGGAGAAATTTTAGTTAAAGTTCAAAGTAAAATAAAAACAAATCCGTCTTTCGAATTATCATATATCGTTGACAATGCAGGATGGTACCCAACATATGATATTCGTGCAAAAACAATAAATGACCCGGTTGAAATCATTTATAAGGCGAATTTACGGCAAGACACTAAAGTTGATTGGAAGAATGTAAAACTTAGTTTTTCTTCCTCAAATCCAAATTCTTCGGGAGTTGCTCCCGAACTTAAAACTTATTATCTCGATTATTACAGTTTGCCGCCGGTTTATAATAAATCAATAAACTCCGTTAGCGGTCAGGTTGTGGATGAAGAAAACCAACCATTAATTGGAGTAACGGTAATGGTACCAAAAACTACAATTGGAGTAGTAACAGATATGAACGGAAATTATTCGATCACACTTCCTAACAATGCGGATTATCTTAACTTTTCGTTTATAGGTTGCGAAAGTCAAACATTGCCAATTACAAGCTCAGTGATTAATGTAAAAATGGTTGAGGATGTCGTGGGATTGGAAGAAGTTGTGGTAGTTGGTTATGGTGTTCAGGAAGATGCTGAAATGTCGACACAACTTCAAGGAAGAGTGGCTGGTGTTTCCGTAAATAAAACTAAAAGCAGAGGCGCAGAAAGTATTGCAATTCCTTTTGAAAAAACGGAAAATCAAACATCTATAAATTTTGAAATTTCCACTCCATATTCTGTTAATTCTGACAATAAAAACTATTCAGTTGACATGGTCGTGTATCAGGTACCTGCATTCTTCCAATATTATACTGTACCAAAAATTGAAAAAGAAGCTTACTTAATTGCAAATATCACCGACTGGGAAAAATATAATTTATTGGAAGGTGAAGCCAATATCTTTTTTGAGGGAACATTTGTCGGAAAATCACTTTTAGATGTTCGGTTTGCA
It contains:
- a CDS encoding mucoidy inhibitor MuiA family protein; this translates as MKAINILLLSLISCNLLAQEITEKEIKTDVNEVTVSIDKAQVTRQKTAELNAGITILKFINLSPFIDAKSIQVKASGDVTVLAVNHQQNFIDKLEKSEEVKKIEENLDDLNSQIKLEETYLSILKEELSFINDNRIIGGKNNELNISTLKEASEFYSSKLTALKLKEIERNKTLENLRKQKNELQNQLNTLTSKKEFASGEILVKVQSKIKTNPSFELSYIVDNAGWYPTYDIRAKTINDPVEIIYKANLRQDTKVDWKNVKLSFSSSNPNSSGVAPELKTYYLDYYSLPPVYNKSINSVSGQVVDEENQPLIGVTVMVPKTTIGVVTDMNGNYSITLPNNADYLNFSFIGCESQTLPITSSVINVKMVEDVVGLEEVVVVGYGVQEDAEMSTQLQGRVAGVSVNKTKSRGAESIAIPFEKTENQTSINFEISTPYSVNSDNKNYSVDMVVYQVPAFFQYYTVPKIEKEAYLIANITDWEKYNLLEGEANIFFEGTFVGKSLLDVRFASDTLQLSLGKDKNVTVNREKEKDFETRQFIGSKKEESKSWRTTIKNNKSQEINMVVLDQAPVSKLEEIEVNIQNISGGKLNKESGEVKWEFTLKPMEKKEFDLKYSVKYPKSRNLTIE